A stretch of DNA from Granulicella pectinivorans:
CGGGGCCCACAACCGGAATCCACGCATAACCCCAGTCCGACCCGCCCTTGCCGGGGATCGGCAGCAGCGCATGCGCCGTACGTGGCCCAAGATCGCGCGCCGGGTTGATCGCGTAGCCGGTCGTGCCGCCAAGCCCAAGCCCGATCGCCCACACCAGAATCCCCACCAGATAAGGTGCCAGCCCAGGCGCGGGTCCGGCGGGCGCGAACGTCTTGGCCCCAATGCAGCCGATCACCAGCAGCAGAACTGCCGTGCCGAGGACCTCGCTGAAGAGGTTCGAGAGCGGGTTTCGAATCGCCGGCGCGGTGCAGAACACACCCAGCTTCGTTCCCTGGTCTTCGGTAATCGCGAAGTGATCCTTATAAAACAGCCACACCAGCACGGCTCCCACGAACGCCCCCAGGAACTGCGCCGCGAAGAAGCTAAGCATAGAGCTATAGTCGCCGGTCTTGATCGCTACGGCGATCGTCACCGCGGGGTTCAGGTGCGCCCCCGGACTGCCGCACGCAATCGCCGTGATCACGCCGCAGAAGACCGCGAAGCCCCAGCCCGCAGCGACGACGATCCAACCGGAGTTCTCGGCCTTCGAGCCCTTCAGCGAGACGGCCGCATTCGTGCCCTCGCCCAGCAGGATGATGACGAGGGTTCCCATGAACTCCCCGAAAAATGGTGTCAGCATAGTCTTCTCAATCTTCCCAGTCGAAGGAACGCGTGATGGCCTTCTTCCACTTCGCGTAATGGCGTTCGCGAGCAGTTTCATCCAGCGCCGGATTCCATGTCTTGTCGATGGCCCAGTTCTGCACCAGGTCGGTCGTGTCTTTGTAGAAACCGCACGCCAGGCCAGCCGCGTAAGCCGCACCCAGCGCCGTGGTCTCGCGCATCTTCGGGCGAACGACGGGAACGTTCAGAATATCCGCCTGGAACTGCATCAGCGTCTCATTCACCACCATGCCGCCGTCGGTGCGTAGCTGCTTCAGCGCTATGCCGGAGTCGGACTCCATCGCCTCGACCACATCGCGCGTCTGCAGCGCCGTCGACTCCAGCACCGCACGCGCAATATGTCCCTTGTTCGCGTATCGCGTCAACCCGCAGATCGTGCCCCGCGCCGAATCCCGCCACCACGGCGCATACAACCCGGAGAAGGCAGGGACAAAGAAGACGCCACCGTTATCCGGCACCGTCATCGCAAGTGCCTCGATATCCTCGCTCTTCCCAATCAGTCCCAAATTATCGCGCAGCCACTGCACCAGCGACCCCGTCACCGCGATGGAGCCTTCCAGCGCATAGACCGGCGCGGCTTTGCCAAATTTGTAACCTAACGTCGTCAGTAGTCCGCTGGTCGATTCAACCTTCTCCGTGCCGGTATTCATCAGCAGAAAGCAGCCTGTGCCGTAGGTGTTCTTCAACTCGCCCGGTTCAAAGCAGGTCTGCCCCACAAGCGCCGCATGCTGATCGCCGAGCATCGCGCAGACGGGCGTGCCCTTCAGCCGAGTCGTGCTCAGGTCGCCATAGTGTTCGGAGCTCGACCGAATCTCCGGCAGCATCGCAGCCGGTACGTTCAGAGCCGAGAGCAGCTCCGCATCCCAGGCCAGCGTATCCAGATTCATCAACTGCGTGCGTCCCGCATTCGTCACGTCGGTTGCATGAATCCCGCCATGGGCCCCGCCCGTCAGGTTCCACAGGAGAAAGGCGTCGATATTGCCGAACAGCAACTCGCCCTTCTCCGCCCGACCCCGCGCACCCTCCACATGGTCCAGAATCCAGGCGATCTTCAGTCCGCTGAAGTAGGTCGAAAGCGGCAGTCCCGTCTGCTTGCGGAAGCGATCCTGGCCGCCGTCCTTGACCAGCAGCGCAACGGCATCCGCTACCCGCGTGTCCTGCCACACAATCGCGTTATAGATCGGCGCGCCGGTCTGTCTATCCCACACCACGGTCGTCTCGCGCTGGTTCGTAATGCCCACCGAGGCGATCTCCACCGGCTTCAACCCTGCGTCGTCCATCGCTTCGGCGATCACGAAGTGCGTATTCCGCAGAATCTCCAGGGGGTCGTGCTCCACCCACCCCGGATTTGGGTAGATCTGCCGATGCTCCTTCTGTGCGCTCGCGACGACATTGCCGGCGCGAGCGAAGACCATGAAGCGTGTGCTCGTCGTGCCCTGGTCGAGGGCTCCGAGATACTGGGGGCTGATCGTATTCGTCATAGAAGTCCGTAGTGTACTGCGCGGTCCATACTACGCGAAGGACGTGATCTTTAGGCAGTCTGTCTTACGGCTTTGATGAGGAACCTGCGCGGAACAGGTGCAGGCCGTTCCGTCCGCTCGTTTTTACCGTATACATCGCGTCATCGGCGTTCTTCAGCAATTGCTCCTCATCCAGTCCACAGTCGGGATAAATACAGAGACCGATGCTCAGCGTAATGTTGGCCTCCTCTGCGCCGATCGGAATCGGCCGTGCCGTCGTATCGACGATCTCGCGCCCGCACCGCTCTACATCTTCCAGGCTCTTGAAGTCCGGCATGACGATCACAAACTCATCGCCCCCCATGCGGGCCACGGTATCGGTCTCGCGTACGGTCGAGAGCAGACGTTTGCTGATGGCGATCAGCAGCGCATCGCCCTGGGCGTGTCCGTAGGTATCGTTGATGCCTTTGAAATGGTCGATATCGAGCATGAAGATCGCCACTTTATGGTTTTGCCGCTGCGCCCGCAAGATGGCCTGGTGCAGGCGGTCGCAGAGAAGCGTGCGGTTGGGCAATCCCGTGAGCTGGTCGTGGTGCGCCAGGTAAGTGACGTGATCGCTCAGCCGCTTGCTCTCCGTAATATCCCGGCTCGTAATGGCGATGCCGTCGCCCAGCTTCACGACCTGCACGCTGATCCAGGTGGCCTTGATCATGTCGTCATCGAGATAAACTTCGGTCGAGAAAGGCCTGCCGGAGCTCACCACCTCGCGATAGTGTTCAATCAGCCCCGACGTAATCATGAAGGGGCGAACCTCAGTCAGAATCTTGCCCTCGAGATCCTTTCTGCCTCGCTGCAGCCGGCGCTCGGCATTGGGATTCAGGTAGATGAAACGGAAATCCACGATTTCACCGGAGTCGTCGGGCACTCCATCGAAGATGTAGAAGTCGTCGAGGCTGCTCTCCGCCGCGGCCAGAAAACGGGCATGTTCGGTGCGCGCGTTCGGGAGGGATGTCAGCCAATGCAGCAAGCGCGGCAGCACGAAGTAGGCGAAGGAGACGGCAATCGCCACGCTTGCGACCTCGATCATCCAGGACGTATTGGACTGAGGCACCACAGAGCGAACAACGCCTCCAAGAAGACGCTCAACAGCGAAGAAGAGAAGAAATGAGAGAGGGAGAAGCAGTCGCAAAAAACGGGGCCGGGTGGTTCTCACGTATCGCTCCGAAAGCGGAACCCCATCCCCGCCGGCGGTCAATCCGCTTGGGAAAGATGGGGTCTCAGGATAAAGACGCAATCAAGATACCGCAAAAACCATAGGGTGTGATGTTCTTAACGGATCAGAGCCGCCGCCGTCCAGAGCACCGGTGCCTGCCCGTGGAAGTCTCCGGTACGGCGCTTGCGTGCCAGATAATAGTCGAAATCGGCCTTCTTGCCCGTGCCTTCACACACCTGCGTCAGGTCGTTGTTCTGGTCGATATACCCCACCACGCCGATCCAGGCCTTGCGGGCTGCCGGACCGTAGGTAGCCGCGGGTAGCCATCCATGCTTCACGCCCGTCACCATCGCGAAGGCGAACATCGCGGAGCTGGAGCTCTCGGGCCACGCCTCGGGGTGGTCGATCAACTCGCGCCACATGCCGTCCGAGCCCTGGTACTTCAGCAACGAAGCCATCATGGTCTTGTAGCCACGCATGATCCGCGCGCGCTGCGGGTGGTTGGCGGGCAACGAGGTAAGCATCTCGGCCATGCCGGCCGCGAACCAGCCGTCGCCGCGTCCCCAGAAAAAGTGAACGTCCGGCGCATGGTAGAAGAGGCCGTTGGGCTGCTGCAGCTTGTCGAGATACGCGACCATCTCCTTCGCGGTGCGGTCCAGGTATACCGGATCCTTCGTCGCGCGATAGGCCTCCAGTTGCAGCATCGTCAACATATACATATCGTCCACCCAGTAGCGGGTCTCGGACGAGAAGCCATCGGGCTGCGGATTCTCCCACTGCCGGTCGGCGAAGCTCTTGCCGTAGGCCAGGTAACGAGGATCCTTGGTCTGTATGCCAATCTCCAGCGGGACGATCCCGAAGATCTCATCATCGACATGCTGGCGGGTAGGCACCCGCGCCGTGTCGGAGCCGCCCGGCATCAGCGGCTCAAACCGGGCGATAAGCCCCTGGCGAAGCGCATCGTCGTTGGTCAGTTGCGCGAAAGCCAGCGCGGCCTGCCACGTGTTCGCCTCGGAGTAGTGCAGCGTCTTCGTGTACTGGTGCGGGCTGGTGACGAAGTGATCGGCAACCTTCTTGCCCACCTCCTTCGGATCGGTCCCAGCCGGCCAGTTGCTGAAGTAATCCTTCTGGGCGTGCAGGACGGGCGAGAGGGCAAGGGCAACTGCGAAGAGGGCAATACGCTTCATCATGTTCGGTCGATCCTTATGAGAAAAAGTTACGCTTGGAAAGCGTACTCGAAAACCGCCTCCTTGCGCGCGGCCGGTTAGTGCGGAAGTGTCTGCGATCCCGTAATCGAAAAGATCGCGGGCGTTGAGGCTGCCGTGGGCTGTGCGCCGCCGACGAACACCTTGTACTCGCCCGGCGTCACGGATCGGTCGCCCTTCACATCGACCTGCGAAAGCGTGCGCGGATCGAGCTGAAAGCTCACGTGCTGCACCGCTCCCGGCGCAAGATGAATCCGCTGGAAGCCGTCGAGCGCACGTGCCGGCGAGACGGCGGTAGTCGGCGGCGTCAGGTAGAGTTCGGCAACTTCATCCCCCGCTCGGGTGCCCGTATTGCGCACGTCTGCCTCGACGGTCAGGGTATCGCCAGCCTTCAGCGTCTTCGTCGAAAGCTTCACATTGGAGTACTGGAACGTCGTATAGCTCAACCCGTATCCAAAGCCATAGAGCGGCTGTCCCTTGAAGTAGCGATAGGTGCGGCCACTCATCCCGTAGTCATCGAAGGCCGGAATCTGGTCGACACCGGCATAGAACGTCACCGGCAGGCGTCCCGCCGGATTGTTCTTTCCGCTCAGCGTGCGCGCAATCGCCCGTCCGCCCTCCTCGCCGGGATACCATCCCTCGAGAATCGCGGCAGCATGCTCCTGCGCCCAGTTCACCGCTAGCGCAGACCCGTTCATCAGCACAACGACGACCGGCTTACCCGTCGACACCAACGCCTCCAGCATCGTCTGCTGCGCGGCAGGCAGCTTGATGTCGGTCCGGTCTCCACCCGCGAAGCCGTCCACATGAATCGGCATCTCTTCGCCTTCAAGATCGCGCGACAGTCCCACGAACGCCAGCACCACGTCCGCCTTCTTCGCCACGGCCACGGCCTCGTTCAGCAGGGGCGTGGTGGGCGGATTCCATTCGAGCGTAATGCCCGCATCGGCGCGCGAGTTGGTGTGCACATAGTCGACCCGGAGAGCATGCGGCTTCGTGTCGGGAAGATCGATCGTGAACTTGTTGTTGGCCGTCTGTCGCGTCTTTCCGCTGACAGGAACCGATGTGGTCGCAAGCAGACCATCGAGATACACCGCAAAGGTCTGTTGCGAGCTGCAGAACTCGCAATGCAGCCGGATATTCATCGGGTAAGGACCAGCCTCCGGAGCCGTGATCGTGCCTGTCCAGCGAACCGCAAAGTTCTCGATCGGCAAACCCGGAGCGGGCGAAGCGCCCATCCAGTCGAAGTCGATCTGCTTGTCAACGCGGGTCACGGTGGGCAGCGTGTAGAAGCTGCCGCCAGGGAAGTACTCGGCCTTGAGCCCCTCCGCATCGCCCGTGTGGAAGGCCGTGCGCGGCACGGGAAGCTGGAGCGCCGCATCGTAGGGCGAGCCCTGCGCGTAAACCACCTTCGCATGCGGAAACTCCGCCGCAACCGCATCGACCGGCAGCACCGGATCGCGCGCGATCGCGTTGTAATTCCCCTCCAGCGCCGCAAGCGAAGCCGCATTCGGCCCGACGACGGCAATCGTGCGAACGCCCGGCTTCAAGGGCAGCACGCCGTCATTCTTCAACAGCACCATGGACTTGTCCGCGGCCTGCGCAGCCAGCGCACGATGCTCCTCGTTCTCCACCACCGACATCGGCAGCGAAGACCACGGTACGCTCGCCGCCGGGTCGAACATCCCCAGCCGGTAACGAGCCGTAAACAGCCGGCGCACCGAAGTATCGATCTCGGCCTCGGTTACATCACCGCGCTTCACCGCAGCCGTCAGAGCCAGATACGTATTGCCGCAGTTCGTATCCGTCCCAGCCTTGATGCCGGCTGCTGCCGCCGCCTCTTTGTCCGGACTGGTCTTGTGCGTGTTCGGTTTATAAAAGTCGTCGATCGCCCCGCAGTCCGATGTCACAAAGCCCTGAAAGTTCCAGTCCCTGCGCAGAATCTCCCCCAGCAGCATCTTGCTGCCGCACGCGGGAGCCCCATCGACCGCGTTGTACGCGCACATAATAGAGTCCGCATGGGCATCGACGATCAACGCACGAAACGCAGGCAGATACGTATCCCAAAGGTCATGCGGGGTGGGATCGATATTCGCCAGGTGCCGCGTCGACTCCGGCCCGGAGTGGACCGCGAAGTGTTTCGGCGTCGCAATCACCTTGAAGTACTTCGGATCGTTGCCTTGGAGTCCACGCACAAACGCCATGCCCAGGTGCGCGGTCAGAAACGGGTCTTCTCCATACGTCTCCTGCCCACGCCCCCAGCGCGGATCGCGAAAGATGTTGATGTTCGGCGACCAGATCGTTAGCCCGTAGTAACGCTCGTGGCTGTTCCGCGCCAGCGCATCGTTGTACTTCGCCCTCGCCTCGGTGGAGATCGTATCGCCGATCTTCTCAATCAGCGGCACATCCCACGTCGCGGCCATGCCAATCGCCTGCGGAAAGACCGTCGCATTGCCCGACCGCGCGACGCCGTGGAGACCCTCGTTCCACCAGTTGTAGGCCGGAACGCCCAGCCGCTCGATGGCCGGTGCTACATCGATCGTCTGCCCTACCTTCTCCTCGAGCGTCATCCGCCCAACCAGGTCATCCACGCGTTCCGGAATCGGCAGACTCGGATCGAGATACGGCAAAGGCTTCTGCGCCTGAGCAAGCGGTGCAGCCGAAAGGGCGAGAAGAAGGGCGATCTGTCGTGCGGTCATGCCTGTTTATCCTTATCTGTTGTGCCGTGAAATCTGTGGTGCAGTGACCGAAATGCAGCAGCAGCCTGCTAGGGCTTCGCTGCAGGCAAAGGTGCTGGCGTAGCGGCCGTCTGGACGTTGATGACATGGTAGATCGCCTGATCCTGGCCGACGTTCCGCAGGCCATGCAGTTCGTTCGAGCCGTTGAAGATGACCGAGCCAGGCCCGAGCCGCACCCACTTCCCGTTCGAAAGTGTCTCCACCGTACCCTGCCGCAGAATGATCAGTTCCTCGTTCGGATGACGATGCGGCGGGTGCGATTCCTTGCCCGGATTCAGTGTCGTAATGTGCATCTCCAGGTTCTGGAGCGTTGCCGTGGGCCCATTGGCCACAAAGCGCGTCTCGCCGATCGGCGTAGGCTTCGCCACAAAGCTGTTCCAGTCGTAGGTGGAGGACCGAATCAGCTTTCGCTCAGGATTGGCCGCGGCAAGAACGCCGCACGTCGTACCGATAGCAATCAAGGCGACCAAAAGATCGCGACGGGTAAGCATGGGGGCTCCTGGTGGTGGTTTGGTGTTGAGCGACGGGATTACTCTACTCCATCAATAATCCACCTGTCGAAATTAAGATTTTCTAGCGGCTGAAGGCGAGCTTTGCCGCGAGCACCAGGAGGAGCGCCGCGAAGCCGCGGCGGAGCGCCGTCTCCGAGAGGTGCTGCGCCCAGTTTCCGCCCAGCCAGCCACCCAGCGCGAAACCCACCGACAGCAGCATCGCGAGCTTGAGATCCGCATGGCCGGCCTTGTAGTAGGTCCAGAAGGCGAAGAAGCCGATTGGCAGCAGAAGCGTCGCGAGCGAGGTGCCCTGCGCTCGAATCTGCGTCATGCCGTAGAAGTAGACGAGCGCGGGAATCAGCAGCGCGCCGCCGCCGATCCCAACGGTGCCGGAGATCACGCCGATGACGACGCCCAGCGCGAGGCCACCCAGGATGGCGAAGGGGCTCATGCGCAACGCCCCGTCCGGCGGTTCCAGGGCATCGCACCCAGCACGGTTGCCATCATGCAGAGGTCGCTGACGCCGGCAAAGACCAGGCCGGCTCCCACGAAGGCGGTGCCGAGCAGAAAGTAGCGCGAGAGCGTCAAGGCAAGGGTCATGGAAAGAAGAATAAGCGAACCGGCGGCAACGCGCACCTGCCGTTCCATCGACCATGGCCTCCGCTCGATCGTGAGGAGGGGTTTTCCCTGCGCGGCCCAGCGTTCGACGCCCCCTTCGAGGATGGTCACGTCGCCAAAGCCAACGCCAGCCAGTTGCTGCCTCGCCTGCTCCGCGCGGCGTCCGGAGCGGCAGACGATCACGAGCGGTGCCGACCGGTCCCACGCGCCGCTGCTCGCCGCGATACTGCCCAGGGGCACATGTTCAGCCCCGTCGATATAGCCTGCGGCAAACTCGGGATACTCCCGCACATCGATCAGTCGTGTTTTCATCGGCCACCTCGTCCAGTTTGCTTATATTACTACATGTCGATATAGTAGGTTTCATGATGCAAGACGAAATGTCGGACAAGATGATGGACCTCGTGGCACGGCGCTTCCGGACGCTCGGCGAGCCCTTCCGGCTGCGCATTCTGCAGCAGCTCGAGACCGGGGAAAAAGCCGTCGGCGCACTGGTCGCATCCCTCGACGGCAACCAGCCGAACGTGTCCAAGCACCTGACCATCCTGCACGATGCGGGGCTCGTCAGCCGCCGCCGCGAGGGCACCTCGATCCTCTATGCGATCAGCGACCCCATGGTCTTTCGTCTCTGCGAGCTGGTCTGCAAGAGCGAGGCAAAGAAGAGCAAGCGCGAGTTCGAAGCATTGAGCGGCGCGGCTCCCCGCAAGGTGCGCGCATGAACGTGGAACGTTTTGAAGTGCCCGGCCTCGCTCAGTACTCCTATCTCGTCTCGGACAACGGCGAGGCCGCGGTCATCGATCCCATCCGCGATATCGACCGTTATATCGCCTACGCGGCCGAGCATGGCCTGCGCATCGTCGCGATCCTCGAAACCCACATCCACGCCGATTTCGCCGCGGGTTCGGTCGCGCTCGCCGCGGCTACGGGAGCTCCCCTCTGCCTCAGCGCCTACGACGAGGGGGAGCTCTACCGCTACGCCATGCCGCATCGCGCCCTCCACCATGGAGAGCGTGTCTCGATCGGCGGCGCGCGCCTCGAGGCCGTTCACACCCCTGGGCACACCCCGGAGCACCTGTCGTTTCTGCTCTTCGAATCCGGAGCCACCCAGCCCACCGCGATGTTCTCCGGAGATTTCCTCTTCGCCGGCTCGCTCGGACGTCCCGATCTGCTTGGCGAGGGCGCGAAACAAGGCCTCGCGCACGCCCTGTATGGCAGCCTGACCCAACGCCTGTCCGGTCTGCCCGATGCGTTGACGGTCTACCCCGGCCACGGCGCGGGCTCCCTCTGCGGATCCGGCATGAGCGGCCACGCCGCCACCACGCTCGGCTCCGAGCGCGCCACCAACCCGTTCTTCCGTCTGGCCGCAGAGGCGTTCGTCACCACCATCCTGGCCTCCGTGCCGCCGATGCCCGCCTACTATCCACGGATGAAGCAGCTCAATGCAGACGGCGCGCCGGTGCTTGCGACGCTGCCGGGTGCCTCGGCTCTTTCGGTGCAGACGGTCTTCTCGGCCTCCACGGATCCTGCGTTTGTCCTGGTCGATCTGCGGACCCCGGCGGAGTTCGGGGATGGCCACATCCCCGGTGCGGTCAACATTGGCGTGGAGGGGAACCTGTCTCTCTGGGCGGGATGGATGCTCGACCCCACGAAGCGGATCGTCCTGATCGGGGGCGACGGCGACGAAGCCGAGACGCGTCTCGCGCTCATCCGCGTTGGCCTCGACGCGATCGCGGGCCATCTCGATGGAGGCATGCCAGCCTGGACTGCGGCAGGTTTACCCGTCGCTGAAACGGTGCAGTTCGCGCCCGTAGACGCCGCTGCGCAGGCGAATACCTCCATGCTTCTCGACGTACGCAACGAGGCGGAGCGGAGGGAAGGCGTAATTCCGGGTTCGCGCGCGGCTATGCTGGGCGATCTTCTGGAGGCGGTTGCGCCGATTCCGCGGGACACGCCGCTGATCACGGTCTGTGCGGGCGGATACCGCGCCAGCCTCGCCGCCAGCCTCCTGCTGAGAGCCGGTTTTACGCACGTCGGCAGCCTGGCGGGTGGTGTCGGCGCATGGCTGGAGGCGGGGATGCCGCTCGAGAAACAGCCGGGCTGATTTGTTACAGGGGTTGGAAAAAGCCTGGTGGATGCACCAGAAATGGTGCATCCACCAGGCCCTTCCCGTATCCTGGCGTTCTAAAGGACTTACGGGCAGCATCTTCGAAAAGCCCAATGTTTCACCACGAGCATTTTGGACGTTAAACGTGGGCCGATGGATGGATACTGTGGCCCAATGCATGGAAAACGTGGTGTGCGGCATGCAGCCTGTTTTTCGCCGGGCCGGGTTTCAACGTCTTCCGGCGTGGACCGGTGGGTGTCCGCCGATCGGTCGTTGGCTGATGACACGGACGTGCTCATGGCTGACGCGAATCCGGCACCCGAGCAGGTCCGGACCTACCCGGCATGCGTTGTCGCGCACCTGCATCCACGCGCTCTGGTTCGCACCGACGACCATCCACGCCGTTCCGTTTGTCGCGTAGTGAATCTGCTCCAGGTAGTAGGCGGTATTGACGTCGATGTCGGCGGCGTCGGCGTTCCTCTGCTCGCATCCGCTGTCGGCCGGCAGGTGCGAGCCGTCCTCGGCCAGGCAAAAGTCCTCATCGTGCTCCAGGAGGATGCGCTTGTTGTTACCGGTGAGGAAGTAGCGTGTCGTCACGGGCGGAATCCGCGCTGCGGCGGTCCATTGGATGAGGTCGTCGGCGAAGGCCGGCGGAAGATCGCTCAACCCGATCGCCTTCTCCCTGACCTGCCGCGCGAAGACCGCGACGGTCGGCGTGGGTTCGCCGTTGGTGGGATGGAAGAAGAACGCGCCCGCCCCGATGCCCGTCTGCAGGTCGATCCAGAGGAAGGCGCGCCCGGCCAGATACGGGCCCTTCTCGCCCGCGATCATGAAGTACCGGCCATCGCGAATCCCCGAGGGCAGAGGCGATCTTTCGAGCGCCATCTCCAGCGCGTCCTGCAGAGGCATATCGCGCCCATAGTGGAACATGCAGTCGGGCACGAAGTTCTTCATCAGTTTGCGGAACTGCTTGTCCTTGATGACGTCACCGGAGCTCTTGCCGGCGAGCTGCTTCACGAAGTCCATCTCGGCGGTGGGCACAGGCTTCAGAAAGATCGCGGGGTCGTAGGGCGGAGCCTGCGCGGAGGCGGCGGTGAAGGAGCACAGGAAGGCCAGCAACAGGCGGCGGGACAAACAGGAAGGGTAGGGCATGGGTCGGGGGAACCTCGTCGAATGCGGCCAATGTGCTCGCATTGTAGAGCCAATTGGTGCGATGGCTCGATGAATTTTGGACCGCCAACGAGCGCCGACGGAAACAAAGCAGTTCGCTTCAGGCGTATCGAAACAGCGCCTTGAAGCCGTAGTCCATGTGCTGCTGGATGTGGCAGTGGAAGAGCGTGAGCCCTGGCTGGTCGGCGGTGAAGTCGACGGCGGCGCGTCCGTAGTAGGGGACCACGACGGTATCCTTCATGATCCCCGAGGTCTTCTTCCCGTTGATCTCCGTGAGCTCCAGCAGATGCCGGTGGAGATGCATGGGGTGCGCGTCGTCGGTGCGATTGCGAAAGACCAGCCGGTACCGC
This window harbors:
- a CDS encoding sulfite exporter TauE/SafE family protein, yielding MSPFAILGGLALGVVIGVISGTVGIGGGALLIPALVYFYGMTQIRAQGTSLATLLLPIGFFAFWTYYKAGHADLKLAMLLSVGFALGGWLGGNWAQHLSETALRRGFAALLLVLAAKLAFSR
- a CDS encoding sensor domain-containing diguanylate cyclase; translated protein: MIEVASVAIAVSFAYFVLPRLLHWLTSLPNARTEHARFLAAAESSLDDFYIFDGVPDDSGEIVDFRFIYLNPNAERRLQRGRKDLEGKILTEVRPFMITSGLIEHYREVVSSGRPFSTEVYLDDDMIKATWISVQVVKLGDGIAITSRDITESKRLSDHVTYLAHHDQLTGLPNRTLLCDRLHQAILRAQRQNHKVAIFMLDIDHFKGINDTYGHAQGDALLIAISKRLLSTVRETDTVARMGGDEFVIVMPDFKSLEDVERCGREIVDTTARPIPIGAEEANITLSIGLCIYPDCGLDEEQLLKNADDAMYTVKTSGRNGLHLFRAGSSSKP
- a CDS encoding glycoside hydrolase family 3 C-terminal domain-containing protein, with protein sequence MTARQIALLLALSAAPLAQAQKPLPYLDPSLPIPERVDDLVGRMTLEEKVGQTIDVAPAIERLGVPAYNWWNEGLHGVARSGNATVFPQAIGMAATWDVPLIEKIGDTISTEARAKYNDALARNSHERYYGLTIWSPNINIFRDPRWGRGQETYGEDPFLTAHLGMAFVRGLQGNDPKYFKVIATPKHFAVHSGPESTRHLANIDPTPHDLWDTYLPAFRALIVDAHADSIMCAYNAVDGAPACGSKMLLGEILRRDWNFQGFVTSDCGAIDDFYKPNTHKTSPDKEAAAAAGIKAGTDTNCGNTYLALTAAVKRGDVTEAEIDTSVRRLFTARYRLGMFDPAASVPWSSLPMSVVENEEHRALAAQAADKSMVLLKNDGVLPLKPGVRTIAVVGPNAASLAALEGNYNAIARDPVLPVDAVAAEFPHAKVVYAQGSPYDAALQLPVPRTAFHTGDAEGLKAEYFPGGSFYTLPTVTRVDKQIDFDWMGASPAPGLPIENFAVRWTGTITAPEAGPYPMNIRLHCEFCSSQQTFAVYLDGLLATTSVPVSGKTRQTANNKFTIDLPDTKPHALRVDYVHTNSRADAGITLEWNPPTTPLLNEAVAVAKKADVVLAFVGLSRDLEGEEMPIHVDGFAGGDRTDIKLPAAQQTMLEALVSTGKPVVVVLMNGSALAVNWAQEHAAAILEGWYPGEEGGRAIARTLSGKNNPAGRLPVTFYAGVDQIPAFDDYGMSGRTYRYFKGQPLYGFGYGLSYTTFQYSNVKLSTKTLKAGDTLTVEADVRNTGTRAGDEVAELYLTPPTTAVSPARALDGFQRIHLAPGAVQHVSFQLDPRTLSQVDVKGDRSVTPGEYKVFVGGAQPTAASTPAIFSITGSQTLPH
- a CDS encoding MBL fold metallo-hydrolase — its product is MNVERFEVPGLAQYSYLVSDNGEAAVIDPIRDIDRYIAYAAEHGLRIVAILETHIHADFAAGSVALAAATGAPLCLSAYDEGELYRYAMPHRALHHGERVSIGGARLEAVHTPGHTPEHLSFLLFESGATQPTAMFSGDFLFAGSLGRPDLLGEGAKQGLAHALYGSLTQRLSGLPDALTVYPGHGAGSLCGSGMSGHAATTLGSERATNPFFRLAAEAFVTTILASVPPMPAYYPRMKQLNADGAPVLATLPGASALSVQTVFSASTDPAFVLVDLRTPAEFGDGHIPGAVNIGVEGNLSLWAGWMLDPTKRIVLIGGDGDEAETRLALIRVGLDAIAGHLDGGMPAWTAAGLPVAETVQFAPVDAAAQANTSMLLDVRNEAERREGVIPGSRAAMLGDLLEAVAPIPRDTPLITVCAGGYRASLAASLLLRAGFTHVGSLAGGVGAWLEAGMPLEKQPG
- the glpK gene encoding glycerol kinase GlpK, with protein sequence MTNTISPQYLGALDQGTTSTRFMVFARAGNVVASAQKEHRQIYPNPGWVEHDPLEILRNTHFVIAEAMDDAGLKPVEIASVGITNQRETTVVWDRQTGAPIYNAIVWQDTRVADAVALLVKDGGQDRFRKQTGLPLSTYFSGLKIAWILDHVEGARGRAEKGELLFGNIDAFLLWNLTGGAHGGIHATDVTNAGRTQLMNLDTLAWDAELLSALNVPAAMLPEIRSSSEHYGDLSTTRLKGTPVCAMLGDQHAALVGQTCFEPGELKNTYGTGCFLLMNTGTEKVESTSGLLTTLGYKFGKAAPVYALEGSIAVTGSLVQWLRDNLGLIGKSEDIEALAMTVPDNGGVFFVPAFSGLYAPWWRDSARGTICGLTRYANKGHIARAVLESTALQTRDVVEAMESDSGIALKQLRTDGGMVVNETLMQFQADILNVPVVRPKMRETTALGAAYAAGLACGFYKDTTDLVQNWAIDKTWNPALDETARERHYAKWKKAITRSFDWED
- a CDS encoding ArsR/SmtB family transcription factor is translated as MMQDEMSDKMMDLVARRFRTLGEPFRLRILQQLETGEKAVGALVASLDGNQPNVSKHLTILHDAGLVSRRREGTSILYAISDPMVFRLCELVCKSEAKKSKREFEALSGAAPRKVRA
- a CDS encoding rhodanese-like domain-containing protein: MKTRLIDVREYPEFAAGYIDGAEHVPLGSIAASSGAWDRSAPLVIVCRSGRRAEQARQQLAGVGFGDVTILEGGVERWAAQGKPLLTIERRPWSMERQVRVAAGSLILLSMTLALTLSRYFLLGTAFVGAGLVFAGVSDLCMMATVLGAMPWNRRTGRCA
- a CDS encoding glycoside hydrolase family 88/105 protein, producing the protein MMKRIALFAVALALSPVLHAQKDYFSNWPAGTDPKEVGKKVADHFVTSPHQYTKTLHYSEANTWQAALAFAQLTNDDALRQGLIARFEPLMPGGSDTARVPTRQHVDDEIFGIVPLEIGIQTKDPRYLAYGKSFADRQWENPQPDGFSSETRYWVDDMYMLTMLQLEAYRATKDPVYLDRTAKEMVAYLDKLQQPNGLFYHAPDVHFFWGRGDGWFAAGMAEMLTSLPANHPQRARIMRGYKTMMASLLKYQGSDGMWRELIDHPEAWPESSSSAMFAFAMVTGVKHGWLPAATYGPAARKAWIGVVGYIDQNNDLTQVCEGTGKKADFDYYLARKRRTGDFHGQAPVLWTAAALIR
- a CDS encoding MIP/aquaporin family protein, translated to MLTPFFGEFMGTLVIILLGEGTNAAVSLKGSKAENSGWIVVAAGWGFAVFCGVITAIACGSPGAHLNPAVTIAVAIKTGDYSSMLSFFAAQFLGAFVGAVLVWLFYKDHFAITEDQGTKLGVFCTAPAIRNPLSNLFSEVLGTAVLLLVIGCIGAKTFAPAGPAPGLAPYLVGILVWAIGLGLGGTTGYAINPARDLGPRTAHALLPIPGKGGSDWGYAWIPVVGPVVGAILIGLFLRLSGI
- a CDS encoding cupin domain-containing protein, translated to MLTRRDLLVALIAIGTTCGVLAAANPERKLIRSSTYDWNSFVAKPTPIGETRFVANGPTATLQNLEMHITTLNPGKESHPPHRHPNEELIILRQGTVETLSNGKWVRLGPGSVIFNGSNELHGLRNVGQDQAIYHVINVQTAATPAPLPAAKP